CTTTAAAGCGTAAAGCTTTAAAGAGGTTTCTTTTTTGCTTTACATTATATATTTAAGTGTAAAAACTAAGGAGATAACAGGGAAATTTCAGAAGAAAAAAAATCATAAAACAGTCTACGAAAACGTTTGAAATATGATATTTTTGCAAAAAACTACAACTAAACTATTTAAATTATGTCCTTTAACAAAACTTATGAAAAGGAATTAGCATTTCAGGCCGACAGACGTCGAGCTACTGTAGAATTCATTAAAATTATTAGTGATCTCTGGTACGATAAATCTATAGAACTGGTTCTTTTTAGAAACCAACTTATAGACCGTAATGTGAGTCAGATTTTAAATCTTCATGAATATGCTGGTAAATTTGTACAAAAGCCAATTTCCGTTTTCGACTCGGTAGAAATTGCGCAAGCCATTAAAACGCTCGATGTGCCACCAGCAAAACTGGACATTGGTAAACTAACTTTCGAGTTTCAATCAGAAGACAACAAGTATAATAACGCCACAGCATTTGTTGCTTCAAAATTGAAAGACGCTCATAAAAACGGAAGTATTGATCCCAAAAACGTGATACTTTATGGTTTTGGTAGAATTGGCCGTTTGGTAGCCCGAGAACTTATGGCCAAAACAGGCCAAGGGAACCAAATGCGTTTACGTGCTATTGTAACCCGCGGAACTATTGATGCACAAATTTTAGAAAAACGTGCTGCGCTTTTACGTAATGATTCTGTACATGGAGATTTTTCTGGAACCGTTTCTATTGATGTTAAAAACGAAGCTTTAATTATTAATGGCACTACTGTAAAAATCATTTCAGCTAATAACCCGGAAGATATTGACTATACCGAATTTGGTATAGACAACGCTTTAGTTATTGATAACACCGGTGCTTTTAGAGACAAAGAAGCTTTAAGCAGACATTTAAAATCTAAAGGTATCGATAAAGTATTGCTTACTGCACCAGGAAAGGGAATACCAAATATTGTATACGGTGTAAACCATAAAGAGAATAACCCAGACAAGCATGCTATTTTCTCAGCCGCATCGTGCACAACCAATGCCATTACGCCTATTTTAAAAGTTATGGAAGATTCTTTTGGTATAAAAAGTGGCCACTTAGAAACCATTCAGGCCTATACAAACGATCAAAATTTAGTCGATAATTTCCACGGAAAATACCGTCGTGGTCGTGCAGCCGCATTAAATATGGTAATTACAGAAACTGGTGCTGGCACTGCAGTTTCTAAAGCTTTACCAAGTTTAGAAGGCAAGCTAACATCGAACGCCATCCGTGTGCCTGTACCTAACGGATCTTTGGCCATTTTAAATTTAGAACTTGAAAAAGAAACATCGCTTCAGGCTGTAAATACTATTTTAAAGAAATATGCTTTGGAAGGTGATTTAGTTGAACAAATAAAATATGAGTTAAGTGATGAGTTAGTATCTAGTGATATTGTGGGTTGTTCTGCCCCTTCTATTTACGATAGTAAAGCCACTATTGTTAGAAAAGACGGCAAAAACATCCTGCTTTATATATGGTATGATAATGAATATGGCTATAGCCATCAAGTTATTAGGTTGGCTAAATATATTTCTAAAGTTAGAAGGTTTACCTATTATTAGAATAAAACATCTAAAATAAAATGTTACCCGTATATAAATTAGCCTCATTTTAATGAGGCTTTTTAACTAATTATAAGCATATTTTCATAACTTCGTAAACCGAATTCAACCCATAAAAAAATTATTCTTAGAAATGAATTTTACTAAACAACTGTTCTTCATAGCCTGCGCGTTTTTATTAACGCTTTCGTCTTTTTCTCAAACCAATGCAACACAAGAAGAAGATAAATTATCTTTAAATAGCGGCTCAATAGATAACCAGTTTGAATTTGTTATCCGTCGTTCTAACAGCTGGCAAGATTATAAAACCGTAAAGAAAACATGGCTTTACACGCTTAAAGCACATACTTTAGATTCGTTAAAAGCAGTGCATAAAGACTTAGTAGACACCCAATTGGTGGTTAAAAATCAAGCAAAAGAAATTGCTGATTTGAAACTAAACCTTTCTAACACGCAAACAGACTTAGAAAAAACAAATACCGAAAAAAACAACATGGCTTTATTTGGTTTACAAATGAGTAAATCGAGCTACAACGTGCTTATGTGGTCTATTATTGGTGGGTTATTAGCTTTTCTACTTTTCTTTATCTACAAGTTTAATAATAGTAACGCGATTACTCGTGCTGCAAAGAAAAGCTTAGCAGAAACAGAAGAGGAATTTGAAGAGCACAGAAAAACAGCTCTAGAACGTGAGCAAAAAGTACGTCGCCAATTGCAAGACGAAATAAATAAGCAGAAAAAAGCTTAAACGCTTCAGTATAAAATATTTAAAATCCGTAATCTTTATTACGGATTTTTTTTGTGCCAAACTTTAATGGTGATGCTCTAAAACTAAATTAAAAATACCAAACAATTCATTTATCTTTGTGGAAGATAAAAACAAGCCATGCGTATAGATATTATTACCGTTTTACCAGAATTATTAAAAAGTCCGTTTGAAGCTTCTATTCTAAAACGTGCCATTGAAGCCGATTTAGTAGAAGTTCATTTTCATAATTTACGCGATTACACTACCGATAACTATAAATCTATCGATGATACTCAGTTTGGTGGTGGTGCAGGTATGGTAATGATGGTAGAACCTATTGATAAATGTATTTCTGCATTAAAAGAACAACGTGAATACGACGAGGTGATTTACATGACACCCGATGGTGAAACCTTAAAGCAAGGTATTGCTAACCATTTATCGATGCATGAAAATATTATTATTCTGTGCGGACATTATAAAGGTGTAGATCAACGTGTCCGTGATCAATTTATTACACGCGAAATTTCTATTGGAGATTATGTGCTTTCTGGAGGAGAACTTGGAGCAGCTGTACTTTGTGACGCAATAATTAGATTAATACCAGGGGTTTTGGGTAATGAAACTTCTGCCCTAACTGATTCTTTTCAAGATAATTTATTAGCGCCTCCTATTTATACAAAACCTAGAGAATATAAAGGATGGAAAGTTCCTGAATTACTATTTAGTGGCAATTTCCCTAAAATTGAAAAATGGAGAGAAGAGCAAGCTTACGAACGTACTAAAAAATTGAGACCCGATTTATTGGATGAATAAGAAGGTTGTCGTGCATACTTTAGTTGTGACTTGTAAATAGGAAAAACCCAATGCGCAAAAAGTAGATAGACAATTCGATCAATTTTAAAAATTGAAAAACAAAAACGATTCCCATATTGCAATCAGAAATAACAAACCCAAGAATAACATGTTACAAGTGCATGAGACCTTCAAGTACATGTATTTGCGAGCACATTAGTCCTTTAATGACTAAAACTCGTTTTATTATTCTTATGCATCCTAAGGAATACAAAAAGGAAAAAAGTGGAACGGGGCATATAACGAATCTTCAACTTGAAAATTCAGAAATTATAGTTGGTGTTGATTTCACCAATAATAAGCGTGTAAACGACATACTGGCTAAAGAAAACAGTTCTTCTTTTTTACTTTACCCAGGGAAAGATAATTTCAACTTATCGATAAGAGAAAGTTTAGAAATAAATTCTTTTATGGGCAATAATGCAAACCTATTTCTTATTGACGGCACCTGGCCTTGCGCTCGTAAAATGCTTAAACTAAGCAGGAACTTGCAGAAATTAAAAAGAGTGAGTTTTGATAATACAATAAAATCAAAATTTATTATCAAGCAACAACCAGAATCTCTTTGCCTTAGTACTATTGAGTCGGTTTACACGGTATTAAATTTACTTAAGAATGGTGATTTAGAAGAATGCGACACAAAGTACTTTCTTGTTCCTTTTGAAAAAATGATTGAGCATCAACTGGAATATATGCTAAATCCAAATAATAAAAACTATTACTCTACTGCGAATAAAGCGATTACTCCTAAAACGATGTATAAGAAGAATACGGAAAGGAATATTATTTTTGAACAAGAATAGATGCAATATCTCTATTGATAGTTTTAGACCTTTCGGGGAGCCAAATGTTAGTAGGTAGTTGTGTTAAGGATAGCAGCGGCATCCTTTTTGAGAAACTTAAAACAGACTGAATTTATTATTGATAACTATACTTTTAAAAAGAAGAAAACCATAGCACCATAGCTAAAACCTTCTCAAAAAGATATAGCGGATGGCCTGACCTGCAAGGGAACACCCTAATTGGAGTTTTAAATTTAATATTTTAATTGTGGGTTTTAAAATATTAAGTATCTTTGCAGCCAATTTCGGGTTAACCTCTGGCGAGAATCGTGAATGTTGTTCTGAATTAATAATTAAATAAATATAAAGATATGGAATCTTTAGTAAAATTTGTTCAAGACGAGTTTGTAACAAAAAAAGATTTTCCGGAGTTTGGAGCTGGAGACACAATTACTGTATTCTACGAAATTAAAGAGGGTACTAAAACACGTACACAGTTCTTTAGAGGAGTAGTAATTCAAAGAAGAGGATCAGGTTCTTCTGAAACTTTTACAATTAGAAAAATGTCTGGTACTATTGGGGTAGAACGTATTTTCCCTGTTAATTTACCTGCATTACAAAAGATAGAAGTTAACAAACGTGGTAAAGTACGTAGAGCTAGAATCTACTACTTCAGAGGTTTAACTGGTAAGAAAGCTAGAATTACTGAACGTAGACGTTAATTGCAAAACACTGTTTTACAGTAAGTTAAAAGCCTTAAGATTTATCTTAAGGCTTTTTTTATTAACAAATGTTAATAACCTAAGTTCATAAATTGTTGATAACTAGAGGCTTAAAAAATTTTAAATTTCGTATTGTGGTTGTATCTTAGCTGTAAGGATAATGACAATGAAAGTTGGTTTCACTTCAACACTGAATTTACATTTAATTCTAAATAAGATAACGTTCTTACAAATTATTGTTTTTTAAGATTTTGTTACTTCAGGTGTATGCGTGAGTAGCAAAAAAAAAGGACATTGTAAAACACCAAATGCCACATGGCAAGCGGTTTTAATAATGGACTACTTATAATAAGACATGAAAACGAAGGTTTAAATGAATTTTATAAGTTGTGTTAATTGTGAAATACCAGCGAAAGCGAACCATCACCTTTTAACATCTAGAAAAACAATTACCACGATATATTAGTGTAATAGGTCAATACATTTTGAAATTACAGTAGTATATCAATTGAAATAGCAA
The window above is part of the Algibacter sp. L3A6 genome. Proteins encoded here:
- a CDS encoding glyceraldehyde-3-phosphate dehydrogenase — encoded protein: MSFNKTYEKELAFQADRRRATVEFIKIISDLWYDKSIELVLFRNQLIDRNVSQILNLHEYAGKFVQKPISVFDSVEIAQAIKTLDVPPAKLDIGKLTFEFQSEDNKYNNATAFVASKLKDAHKNGSIDPKNVILYGFGRIGRLVARELMAKTGQGNQMRLRAIVTRGTIDAQILEKRAALLRNDSVHGDFSGTVSIDVKNEALIINGTTVKIISANNPEDIDYTEFGIDNALVIDNTGAFRDKEALSRHLKSKGIDKVLLTAPGKGIPNIVYGVNHKENNPDKHAIFSAASCTTNAITPILKVMEDSFGIKSGHLETIQAYTNDQNLVDNFHGKYRRGRAAALNMVITETGAGTAVSKALPSLEGKLTSNAIRVPVPNGSLAILNLELEKETSLQAVNTILKKYALEGDLVEQIKYELSDELVSSDIVGCSAPSIYDSKATIVRKDGKNILLYIWYDNEYGYSHQVIRLAKYISKVRRFTYY
- the trmD gene encoding tRNA (guanosine(37)-N1)-methyltransferase TrmD, which produces MRIDIITVLPELLKSPFEASILKRAIEADLVEVHFHNLRDYTTDNYKSIDDTQFGGGAGMVMMVEPIDKCISALKEQREYDEVIYMTPDGETLKQGIANHLSMHENIIILCGHYKGVDQRVRDQFITREISIGDYVLSGGELGAAVLCDAIIRLIPGVLGNETSALTDSFQDNLLAPPIYTKPREYKGWKVPELLFSGNFPKIEKWREEQAYERTKKLRPDLLDE
- a CDS encoding tRNA-uridine aminocarboxypropyltransferase, which translates into the protein MQSEITNPRITCYKCMRPSSTCICEHISPLMTKTRFIILMHPKEYKKEKSGTGHITNLQLENSEIIVGVDFTNNKRVNDILAKENSSSFLLYPGKDNFNLSIRESLEINSFMGNNANLFLIDGTWPCARKMLKLSRNLQKLKRVSFDNTIKSKFIIKQQPESLCLSTIESVYTVLNLLKNGDLEECDTKYFLVPFEKMIEHQLEYMLNPNNKNYYSTANKAITPKTMYKKNTERNIIFEQE
- the rplS gene encoding 50S ribosomal protein L19: MESLVKFVQDEFVTKKDFPEFGAGDTITVFYEIKEGTKTRTQFFRGVVIQRRGSGSSETFTIRKMSGTIGVERIFPVNLPALQKIEVNKRGKVRRARIYYFRGLTGKKARITERRR